GACGCTGGGCAGGCGGTCGACCGGCAGCGAGCCGGAGCCGATCTGCGAGAGCGTCGGCTCGATGGCGGCGTCGAGCGGCCACTTGGCCAGCGCGGACTGCCAGGCCGGCAGAAGGCGTTCGGCCTGGGCGCGGATCTCGGCCTCGGGGCGCGTCAGCAGGCGCAGCGCTTCCAGTCGCTGCGGCAGGCGCTCGGGGTCGCGGTAGAGGGCGAGCGTCGCCTCCAGCGCGGCGAGGGTGAGCTTGCCGGCGCGCAGCGCGCGCTTGAGCGGGTTCTTCTTGATCTTCGCGATCAGCTCGCGGCGGCCGACCAGCAGCCCCGCCTGCGGCCCGCCGAGCAGCTTGTCGCCGGAGAAGGTGACAAGGTCGGCGCCGGCGGCGATGGATTCGCGCGGCGTCGGCTCGTGCGGCAGGCCCCACTGTTCCAGGTTCACCAGCGTGCCGCTGCCGAGGTCGACGACGAAGGGCACGCCGTGTGCGTGGGCCAAGGTGGCCAGCCCGGCTTCCGGCACGGCGGCGGTGAAGCCCTGCACGGCGTAGTTGCTGGTGTGCACCTTCATCACCATCGCCGTCTTCGCATCGAGGGCCTCGTCGAAGTCGCGCAAATGCGTGCGGTTGGTTGTGCCGACTTCGACCAGTTTCGCGCCGGCGCGGCGCATGATGTCGGGCACGCGGAAGGCGCCGCCGATCTCGACCAGCTCGCCGCGCGAGACGACGACTTCCTTCCTCTGCGCCAGGGTGTTGAGCAGCAGGAACACCGCCGCGGCGTTGTTGTTCACCACCGTGGCGGCCTCCGCACCGGTCAATTCGCGCAGCAGGCCGTCGACGACGTCGTCGCGGTCGCCACGCCCGCCGCTCTCCAGGTCGTACTCGAGGGCGCAGGGCGCGCGCGCGGCGCGCGCAATGGCGTCGACGGCGGACTCGGGCAGCACGGCGCGGCCGAGGTTGGTGTGCAGCACGGTGCCGGTGAGGTTGAACACCGGCTGCAGGCGCGGCCGCATGCGGTGCGCGACGCGCCGCCGGATGGCGGCAACGAGCGCGGCAGCCGAAGGCAGCGCCGCCCCGCCCTTCACTGCCTCGCGCACGAAAGTCAGTTCGGTGCGCACGGCGTCGGTGACGACGGCGCGGCCATGCTCGGCAAGCAGGGATTGCAGGGTCGCCTCGGACAGGAGGCGGTCGACGGACGGAAGGTTCTTGAGTTCGTTCATGCTTTCACCCGGACCGGGCAGAAAGTGAAAAAGGAATATTAACCCCCGCCGGGCACCAGCAGGAGATTGGGCCCGCTGCGCGAGCAGCCCGATTCGTCGACCAGGATGTCGAGGGCCAGCGTGGCGAGGTCGTCGGCGACCGGATCGGCGGCGGCGTCCTTGTCGCGGCGGACGATCTTCAGGTAGGACTTGCAGACGTCGCAGGTCTCGGCTTGGACGAGGCCCTGATCGCCCTCGATGCGCTGGTAGGCGACGGCGCTCTCGCCGGCGTCGCAGGCGGTGCACTGGGCGCGCGTCATGTGCCATTCGGTGTTGCACAGCGAGCAGTGCAGGTAGCGCAGGCCCGGCACCTCGGCGTTGGCGCCGATGACGCTCACCGAGGGCAGCGCGCCGCAGCAGGGGCAGACGCCGGGCACGTCGAGCGGCGCCAAGGCGGCATGGCCGAGCTGCGCGGACAGCTTCGTCCAATAGGCCTGCAGGGCGGCGGCGACGAAGGGCAGCTTGTCGGCCTGCTCGCCATAGAGCTCGGTGCGCAGCACGCGTTCGGCGAGGGCATCGAGGGCCGCATGGTCCATGGCCTGCAAGGCCTTGATCGTCGCGGCGGCCGATTCGCTGGCCGCCGGCGCGACTTCATCGAGGATGGCGCGCAAGGCGCCGCGCCAGGCCGCGTCGCGCGGCCAGGACTGCGCCGGCACCAGCGGCATGCCGTGCTGGCGCGACTGACTTTTGGCCGCGTCGTCCGGCACCGGCACGGCGGGCATGGCATCGAGCGCCTTCTGCTGCGCCTGCGCGAGGCGGCCCATGAAGCGCAGGTAGTCGCCGAGAGGATGGCCCTCCGCCAGCTGCGCGAAGCGGCGCGCGCGGTGGGCAAAGACGTCCCTGGCATCGGCGGTGAGGACACGCGGCGGCTCGCCGCTGGCCTGGGGGATTTGTCCGGGTTCGAGGAGTGTGGTCATTTTTTCCGAAAAGAAAACCTGCGGGCGTCGCAGCCCGCAGGTTGTTGCAGCTTACCTCATTACTTGCCGGTCATCTCGCGGTACCAGGCGCGATGGTGCTGCTTGGCCCAGGCGCGGGTGACCGTGCCGTACCACATGGCGCGGATGGTGCCCTTCACCCAGATGGCGGCATACACGTGGATCATGATCAGGGCGATCATGGCCGCGCCGGCCACCGCATGCACCACGGCGCCGAAACGGACGAGCTCGAGCGGCGGCGAAAACTGCGCGCGCCAGATCAGCACGCCCGAGACGAGGAGCAGCACCATGCAGACCACCGACGCCCAGAACATCGCCTTCTGGCCGCCGTTGTACTTGCCCTGCTCGGGCATGTTGTGGTCGTCGCCGTCCACCATCTCGCCGATGCGCGAGAGCCACTCCTTGTCGGTTTTCGTCATGGCGTTGAGCTTCCTGAAGCGCAGGAACATCAGGACGAAGAAGAAGGCCATGAAGACGCCGATGTAGGGATGCAGGATGCGCGCCCAGGTGCCGCCGCCGAAGAGGTACGTCAGCGGGTAGAACGCCGGGTGGAAGAAGGCCAGGCCGGAGAGGGCGAGGAGGATGAAGCTGATCCCCACCACCCAGTGGTTGGCCCGCTCCTGCGGGGTGTAGCGCTGCAGGTCCTTCGGATCGCGGATCATTGGCTTCCCTCCTTCTCGACTTCCCTCTCGGTCTCTTTCGACACCTCGTTGGGACCCTTCATGACGTAGTGGAACAGGCTGCCCAGCGCCACCGCGCCCAATGCCAGCGAGGCGAGCGGCTTGGCCATGCCCTTCCACAGCGACACCAGCGGGCTGATGCCCGGGTCCGCCGGCAGGCCGTTGTAGAGCTGCGGCCGGTCGGCGTGGTGCAGGACGTACAGGACGTGGGTGCCGCCCACCCCGGCGGGATCGTAGAGCCCGGCCTTGTCGAAGCCGCGCTCCTTGAGGTCGCCGATGCGCTTGGCGGCGTAGTCCTTCATGTCCTCCTTGGAGCCGAACTGGATGGCGCCCGTCGGACAGGCCTTGGCGCAGGCCGGCGCCTGGCCCACCGCCACCCGGTCGGAGCACAGCGTGCACTTGTAGGCCTTGCTGTCCTCCTTGGAGATGCGCGGGATGTTGAAGGGGCAGCCGGTGACG
The window above is part of the Denitratisoma sp. genome. Proteins encoded here:
- the selA gene encoding L-seryl-tRNA(Sec) selenium transferase — translated: MNELKNLPSVDRLLSEATLQSLLAEHGRAVVTDAVRTELTFVREAVKGGAALPSAAALVAAIRRRVAHRMRPRLQPVFNLTGTVLHTNLGRAVLPESAVDAIARAARAPCALEYDLESGGRGDRDDVVDGLLRELTGAEAATVVNNNAAAVFLLLNTLAQRKEVVVSRGELVEIGGAFRVPDIMRRAGAKLVEVGTTNRTHLRDFDEALDAKTAMVMKVHTSNYAVQGFTAAVPEAGLATLAHAHGVPFVVDLGSGTLVNLEQWGLPHEPTPRESIAAGADLVTFSGDKLLGGPQAGLLVGRRELIAKIKKNPLKRALRAGKLTLAALEATLALYRDPERLPQRLEALRLLTRPEAEIRAQAERLLPAWQSALAKWPLDAAIEPTLSQIGSGSLPVDRLPSVALVARPRGKRSGILHKLEEALRLLPVPVIGHIADDALRLDLRCLRQEDEAAFTAQLHFPPLEKGGQGGFNPAAVDAGPQKIPLIPPLPKGED
- the fdhE gene encoding formate dehydrogenase accessory protein FdhE, translated to MTTLLEPGQIPQASGEPPRVLTADARDVFAHRARRFAQLAEGHPLGDYLRFMGRLAQAQQKALDAMPAVPVPDDAAKSQSRQHGMPLVPAQSWPRDAAWRGALRAILDEVAPAASESAAATIKALQAMDHAALDALAERVLRTELYGEQADKLPFVAAALQAYWTKLSAQLGHAALAPLDVPGVCPCCGALPSVSVIGANAEVPGLRYLHCSLCNTEWHMTRAQCTACDAGESAVAYQRIEGDQGLVQAETCDVCKSYLKIVRRDKDAAADPVADDLATLALDILVDESGCSRSGPNLLLVPGGG
- a CDS encoding formate dehydrogenase subunit gamma, producing the protein MIRDPKDLQRYTPQERANHWVVGISFILLALSGLAFFHPAFYPLTYLFGGGTWARILHPYIGVFMAFFFVLMFLRFRKLNAMTKTDKEWLSRIGEMVDGDDHNMPEQGKYNGGQKAMFWASVVCMVLLLVSGVLIWRAQFSPPLELVRFGAVVHAVAGAAMIALIMIHVYAAIWVKGTIRAMWYGTVTRAWAKQHHRAWYREMTGK
- the fdxH gene encoding formate dehydrogenase subunit beta → MALQSLDIKQRSATTTPAPSVRKTTEVAKLIDVSACIGCKACQAACMEWNDIRDEVGINYGVYDNPVDLTAKSWTVMRFAEVEEKGRLEWLIRKDGCMHCGDPGCLKACPAPGAIVQYANGIVDFHEENCIGCGYCVTGCPFNIPRISKEDSKAYKCTLCSDRVAVGQAPACAKACPTGAIQFGSKEDMKDYAAKRIGDLKERGFDKAGLYDPAGVGGTHVLYVLHHADRPQLYNGLPADPGISPLVSLWKGMAKPLASLALGAVALGSLFHYVMKGPNEVSKETEREVEKEGSQ